A stretch of the Alnus glutinosa chromosome 6, dhAlnGlut1.1, whole genome shotgun sequence genome encodes the following:
- the LOC133870060 gene encoding lipid droplet phospholipase 1: protein MENGHVENGVCSSELVNGGRDIWSCKDSDSSSADHLVVMVHGILGSTKDWKFAAEQFVRVLPDKVFVHCSERNESKLTLDGVDVMGERLEKEVLEMIQRKPNLSKISFVSHSVGGLVARYAIGRLYRPPKRENIEDSSTNKCEEDSRGTIGGLEAMNFITVATPHLGSRGNKQVPFLFGVPAFEKAANCVIHLIFRRTGRHLFLNDDDEGKPPLLKRMIEDDGDRYFMSALRTFKCRVAYSNVGYDHIVGWRTSCIRRNSDLPKWEDSLNEKYPHVVYEEHCKANDDEQCEPPSIENKGSDKLEEELVTGLSRVSWKKVDVSFHSSRQRFAAHSVIQVKDQSMHIEGADVIQHMIDHFLL, encoded by the exons ATGGAAAACGGCCACGTAGAGAATGGAGTGTGCTCCTCCGAATTGGTTAACGGAGGCCGCGACATATGGAGCTGTAAGGACTCTGATTCTTCGTCGGCTGATCATCTCGTTGTAATGGTTCATGGAATCCTCGGCAG CACCAAGGATTGGAAGTTTGCAGCGGAGCAGTTTGTCAGAGTGCTCCCTGATAAAGTGTTTGTTCATT GTAGTGAACGAAATGAGTCTAAATTGACTCTAGATGGTGTGGATGTTATGGGAGAGCGATTAGAAAAGGAG GTCCTTGAAATGATTCAGAGAAAGCCAAACCTATCAAAGATCTCCTTTGTTTCACATTCTGTGGGAGGACTAGTCGCAAGATATGCAATTGGGAGATTGTATAGACCACCTAAGAGAGAAAATATAGAGGATTCTTCTACTAATAAATGTGAAGAGGATTCAAGGGGTACAATAGGAGGTTTGGAGGCTATGAACTTCATCACTGTTGCTACACCTCATCTTGGTTCAAGGGGTAATAAGCAG GTGCCATTTCTTTTTGGTGTACCTGCTTTTGAGAAAGCTGCAAATTGTGTTATTCATTTGATATTTAGGAGAACAGGTCGGCATCTTTTTctcaatgatgatgatgaagggAAGCCTCCATTGCTTAAACGTATGATAGAAGATGATGGTGACCGTTATTTCAT GTCTGCATTGCGTACATTCAAATGTCGGGTGGCATATTCAAATGTGGGCTATGACC ATATCGTGGGCTGGAGAACATCATGTATTAGGCGTAATAGTGATCTGCCAAAG TGGGAAGATTCTCTTAATGAAAAATATCCGCATGTTGTATATGAAGAACACTGCAAGGCTAATGATGATGAGCAGTGTGAGCCTCCTTCAATTGAAAACAAGGGCTCGGACAAGCTAGAAG AGGAACTTGTGACAGGCCTATCTCGCGTGTCATGGAAAAAAGTAGATGTTAGCTTTCACAGCAGCAGGCAGAGGTTTGCTGCTCATAGTGTCATTCAG GTCAAAGACCAAAGCATGCATATAGAAGGTGCAGATGTCATACAGCATATGATTGATCATTTTCTCTTATAG